One segment of Ahaetulla prasina isolate Xishuangbanna chromosome 9, ASM2864084v1, whole genome shotgun sequence DNA contains the following:
- the CDCA2 gene encoding cell division cycle-associated protein 2 isoform X1, with protein sequence MENQNIKKVLFECSNTQCNLYLGHGSPINSMKEMDSLFKSGSSDAPAAILCTSSAVCESLGSTLINNHPIVMNDTEDLTTPRRKSGENTNVEIASNQVTPYRGLSDSTAVGYKINPELSTSQSKEEFKHVLRKLRRRSTIGARGSPENDFLIKYSAWQRRMKAQETLSQSSPCQHWNTLLKDKISAFQSSFKALEETEEKAVHIPSTSNTRLHEQSTLSQTWSPEDTNNAFEENLNDKCMNGDVISVDTQMHSPRFSSWKPLLSGTNVMSKAVLVSPVNAVESTRVSLLATPSTGKSKSESGEDKELSRSDTSQPSSKKVRFSETQSLETFDESKPPITPVGKGHSFPNSLRSVLKKTPVKIVAEGLKDLQESPGEMATPICTGSFEPEERKTNSPDRQAPLTRTTRNSAKRKCVVQAEEKNLAIKTEAQNQVSKLQKAKTSTKSKKNPAVQPKVAGKKRRREKKKQEQKVFYGPRERVSKKPLLSPILEISENASSCFSYPNTPTLNVFTSDDSLSDLHAKFIDETAEDKKSLPYTVGVDCHDQHSSPQEEDGLASSFVQLQELALNNRKQWLPGCVSEKISPEKLKSSLNGNEQVVGSDCLSGRTEMQLVELLNICGPSKNIKAKENSFFTVDFATEVMSESNGVNFERSPKSSRRLMEDFLSTEGAESKSPGNSTGVPGGNLGGLPPCSWTADDIALLNHFEENRNVTKKVRRSMRGLKDAEGVGLAWVEISCKVPKRLSSAGPQESKHAASSPYGPKRRRSFCALNAEKDQGVTVNVQRNRRASLGYKSDCHYRKNFEMSTFLQNQPTLV encoded by the exons ATGGAGaatcagaatattaaaaaggTACTTTTCGAGTGTTCCAATACTCAGTGCAACTTGTATTTGGGGCATGGAAGCCCAATCAATAGCATGAAGGAAATGGACTCTCTCTTCAAAAGTGGTTCATCGGATGCTCCAGCAGCAATCTTGTGTACAAGCAGTGCCGTGTGTGAGAGTTTGGGAAGCACCCTGATAAACAATCACCCTATCGTCATGAATGATACAGAAGATTTAACAACTCCCAGGAGGAAATCGGGAGAGAACACAAATGTTGAAATTGCAAGCAACCAAGTTACACCATATAGAGGCTTGTCTGACAGTACGGCTGTTGGTTATAAAATTAACCCAGAGCTTTCTACAAGCCAGAGTAAAG AGGAATTCAAGCATGTATTGAGAAAATTAAGACGACGGTCTACAATAGGAGCACGAGGTTCTCCAGAAAATGATTTTCTCATCAAATATAGTGCTTGGCAAAGGAGAATGAAGGCGCAAGAAACTTTGTCACAA TCCAGCCCTTGTCAACATTGGAACACGTTGCTGAAGGACAAAATATCTGCCTTCCAATCTTCATTTAAAGCCCTTGAAGAAACTGAAGAAAAGGCAGTCCATATTCCTTCTACTT CAAACACAAGACTGCACGAGCAATCAACGTTGAGCCAGACATGGTCCCCGGAGGATACGAATAACGCTTTTGAAGAAAATTTAAATGATAAATGTATGAATGGAGATGTTATATCAGTAGATACCCAGATGCACAGTCCCAGATTTTCATCGTGGAAACCCCTTCTGTCTGGCACAAATGTTATGTCTAAG GCTGTTCTGGTCTCACCAGTGAATGCTGTGGAATCTACACGTGTATCTTTGTTAGCTACTCCAAGTACGGGCAAATCAAAGAGTGAGAGTG GTGAAGACAAAGAATTGAGCAGAAGCGACACCTCTCAACCCAGCAGTAAGAAAGTTCGGTTTTCAGAAACGCAGAGCTTGGAAACCTTTGATGAAAGCAAACCACCCATTACACCTGTGGGAAAAGGCCATTCATTTCCCAATTCCCTTCGTTCAGTTCTGAAGAAAACACCAGTCAAAATCGTAGCAGAAGGCTTGAAG GATCTTCAAGAATCACCAGGGGAAATGGCCACACCGATATGTACTGGATCTTTTGAACCTGAAG aaagaaaaactaATTCTCCTGACCGTCAGGCTCCTTTGACTAGAACCACTCGAAACTCGGCTAAAAGGAAg TGTGTAGtgcaagcagaagaaaaaaatcttgcaATCAAAACTGAAGCCCAGAATCAGGTCAGCAAATTGCAGAAagccaaaacttcaaccaaatccAAAAAAAATCCA GCTGTCCAACCCAAAGTGgcggggaaaaagaggaggagagagaagaaaaaacaggagcaaAAAGTATTTTACGGGCCGCGCGAGAGAGTATCGAAGAAACCTCTCTTAAGTCCTATCCTAGAAATATCAGAAAATGCATCCTCTTGTTTTTCTTATCCAAATACACCAACATTAAACGTTTTCACCTCAG ACGATTCTTTAAGTGACCTGCATGCTAAGTTTATCGACGAAACGGCTGAAGACAAAAAGAGTCTACCTTACACTGTAGGAGTGGACTGCCATGATCAACATTCTAGCCCTCAGGAAGAAGACGGCTTAGCTAGTTCATTCGTTCAGCTTCAAGAACTTGCTCTGAACAATAGAAAACAATGGCTTCCTGGATGCGTGTCTGAAAAAATCTCTCCTGAAAAACTGAAGAGTTCTTTAAATGGAAATGAACAGGTGGTAGGAAGCGACTGTCTGTCAGGTCGGACAGAAATGCAGCTGGTGGAGTTACTGAACATCTGTGGACCTAGTAAAAATATCAAGGCTAAAGAAAATTCATTTTTCACTGTAGATTTTGCAACGGAGGTAATGAGTGAAAGCAACGGGGTGAACTTTGAAAGGAGCCCAAAAAGCAGCAGAAGATTGATGGAAGACTTTCTGAGCACCGAGGGCGCTGAGTCAAAAAGTCCTGGAAACAGCACTGGAGTTCCTGGTGGAAACCTGGGCGGGTTGCCACCTTGTTCTTGGACAGCAGATGACATTGCACTCTTAAACCATTTTGAGGAAAACAGGAATGTAACAAAAAAAGTAAGACGCAGCATGAGGGGGCTGAAAGATGCAGAAGGTGTGGGCCTGGCCTGGGTTGAGATCTCTTGCAAAGTCCCCAAAAGGCTGTCATCTGCTGGTCCTCAAGAATCAAAGCATGCAGCGAGTAGCCCTTATGGACCAAAAAGAAGAAGGAGCTTCTGTGCATTAAATGCTGAAAAAGATCAAGGTGTCACCGTCAACGTTCAAAGGAATAGAAGAGCCAGTCTGGGTTACAAAAGTGATTGTCACTATCGGAAAAACTTTGAAATGAGTACATTCTTACAGAATCAACCTACTCTTGTTTAA
- the CDCA2 gene encoding cell division cycle-associated protein 2 isoform X2, which produces MLKLQATKLHHIEACLTVRLLVIKLTQSFLQARVKEFKHVLRKLRRRSTIGARGSPENDFLIKYSAWQRRMKAQETLSQSSPCQHWNTLLKDKISAFQSSFKALEETEEKAVHIPSTSNTRLHEQSTLSQTWSPEDTNNAFEENLNDKCMNGDVISVDTQMHSPRFSSWKPLLSGTNVMSKAVLVSPVNAVESTRVSLLATPSTGKSKSESGEDKELSRSDTSQPSSKKVRFSETQSLETFDESKPPITPVGKGHSFPNSLRSVLKKTPVKIVAEGLKDLQESPGEMATPICTGSFEPEERKTNSPDRQAPLTRTTRNSAKRKCVVQAEEKNLAIKTEAQNQVSKLQKAKTSTKSKKNPAVQPKVAGKKRRREKKKQEQKVFYGPRERVSKKPLLSPILEISENASSCFSYPNTPTLNVFTSDDSLSDLHAKFIDETAEDKKSLPYTVGVDCHDQHSSPQEEDGLASSFVQLQELALNNRKQWLPGCVSEKISPEKLKSSLNGNEQVVGSDCLSGRTEMQLVELLNICGPSKNIKAKENSFFTVDFATEVMSESNGVNFERSPKSSRRLMEDFLSTEGAESKSPGNSTGVPGGNLGGLPPCSWTADDIALLNHFEENRNVTKKVRRSMRGLKDAEGVGLAWVEISCKVPKRLSSAGPQESKHAASSPYGPKRRRSFCALNAEKDQGVTVNVQRNRRASLGYKSDCHYRKNFEMSTFLQNQPTLV; this is translated from the exons ATGTTGAAATTGCAAGCAACCAAGTTACACCATATAGAGGCTTGTCTGACAGTACGGCTGTTGGTTATAAAATTAACCCAGAGCTTTCTACAAGCCAGAGTAAAG GAATTCAAGCATGTATTGAGAAAATTAAGACGACGGTCTACAATAGGAGCACGAGGTTCTCCAGAAAATGATTTTCTCATCAAATATAGTGCTTGGCAAAGGAGAATGAAGGCGCAAGAAACTTTGTCACAA TCCAGCCCTTGTCAACATTGGAACACGTTGCTGAAGGACAAAATATCTGCCTTCCAATCTTCATTTAAAGCCCTTGAAGAAACTGAAGAAAAGGCAGTCCATATTCCTTCTACTT CAAACACAAGACTGCACGAGCAATCAACGTTGAGCCAGACATGGTCCCCGGAGGATACGAATAACGCTTTTGAAGAAAATTTAAATGATAAATGTATGAATGGAGATGTTATATCAGTAGATACCCAGATGCACAGTCCCAGATTTTCATCGTGGAAACCCCTTCTGTCTGGCACAAATGTTATGTCTAAG GCTGTTCTGGTCTCACCAGTGAATGCTGTGGAATCTACACGTGTATCTTTGTTAGCTACTCCAAGTACGGGCAAATCAAAGAGTGAGAGTG GTGAAGACAAAGAATTGAGCAGAAGCGACACCTCTCAACCCAGCAGTAAGAAAGTTCGGTTTTCAGAAACGCAGAGCTTGGAAACCTTTGATGAAAGCAAACCACCCATTACACCTGTGGGAAAAGGCCATTCATTTCCCAATTCCCTTCGTTCAGTTCTGAAGAAAACACCAGTCAAAATCGTAGCAGAAGGCTTGAAG GATCTTCAAGAATCACCAGGGGAAATGGCCACACCGATATGTACTGGATCTTTTGAACCTGAAG aaagaaaaactaATTCTCCTGACCGTCAGGCTCCTTTGACTAGAACCACTCGAAACTCGGCTAAAAGGAAg TGTGTAGtgcaagcagaagaaaaaaatcttgcaATCAAAACTGAAGCCCAGAATCAGGTCAGCAAATTGCAGAAagccaaaacttcaaccaaatccAAAAAAAATCCA GCTGTCCAACCCAAAGTGgcggggaaaaagaggaggagagagaagaaaaaacaggagcaaAAAGTATTTTACGGGCCGCGCGAGAGAGTATCGAAGAAACCTCTCTTAAGTCCTATCCTAGAAATATCAGAAAATGCATCCTCTTGTTTTTCTTATCCAAATACACCAACATTAAACGTTTTCACCTCAG ACGATTCTTTAAGTGACCTGCATGCTAAGTTTATCGACGAAACGGCTGAAGACAAAAAGAGTCTACCTTACACTGTAGGAGTGGACTGCCATGATCAACATTCTAGCCCTCAGGAAGAAGACGGCTTAGCTAGTTCATTCGTTCAGCTTCAAGAACTTGCTCTGAACAATAGAAAACAATGGCTTCCTGGATGCGTGTCTGAAAAAATCTCTCCTGAAAAACTGAAGAGTTCTTTAAATGGAAATGAACAGGTGGTAGGAAGCGACTGTCTGTCAGGTCGGACAGAAATGCAGCTGGTGGAGTTACTGAACATCTGTGGACCTAGTAAAAATATCAAGGCTAAAGAAAATTCATTTTTCACTGTAGATTTTGCAACGGAGGTAATGAGTGAAAGCAACGGGGTGAACTTTGAAAGGAGCCCAAAAAGCAGCAGAAGATTGATGGAAGACTTTCTGAGCACCGAGGGCGCTGAGTCAAAAAGTCCTGGAAACAGCACTGGAGTTCCTGGTGGAAACCTGGGCGGGTTGCCACCTTGTTCTTGGACAGCAGATGACATTGCACTCTTAAACCATTTTGAGGAAAACAGGAATGTAACAAAAAAAGTAAGACGCAGCATGAGGGGGCTGAAAGATGCAGAAGGTGTGGGCCTGGCCTGGGTTGAGATCTCTTGCAAAGTCCCCAAAAGGCTGTCATCTGCTGGTCCTCAAGAATCAAAGCATGCAGCGAGTAGCCCTTATGGACCAAAAAGAAGAAGGAGCTTCTGTGCATTAAATGCTGAAAAAGATCAAGGTGTCACCGTCAACGTTCAAAGGAATAGAAGAGCCAGTCTGGGTTACAAAAGTGATTGTCACTATCGGAAAAACTTTGAAATGAGTACATTCTTACAGAATCAACCTACTCTTGTTTAA